Proteins found in one Microbaculum marinisediminis genomic segment:
- a CDS encoding RraA family protein has translation MTLDELVAGFRKVATASVADAVDKVAGKSGLLSHEIRPRINENKIVGPAVTVLEGPTDEFVPPQHALDAIDEADAGSVIVISTNGKVDVAIWGGLMAAGAVANKHEAAVLDGGIRDIVEIRRDYDFPIYSRTVCPGTTLGRAKTLASNIEVDMGGVIVHPGDLIVGDIDGVVVVPRQHAEAVLEMAQEIDMREAEQAKLIIESKSLRDGLARYGRI, from the coding sequence ATGACCCTAGACGAACTCGTCGCCGGATTCCGCAAGGTCGCGACCGCTTCGGTTGCCGACGCCGTCGACAAGGTGGCCGGAAAATCCGGACTCCTCAGTCACGAGATCCGCCCGCGCATCAACGAGAACAAGATCGTCGGCCCGGCGGTTACGGTTCTGGAAGGCCCGACCGACGAGTTCGTGCCGCCACAGCACGCACTGGACGCGATCGACGAGGCGGACGCGGGGTCCGTTATCGTGATCTCGACCAACGGCAAGGTCGACGTGGCGATCTGGGGTGGCCTGATGGCCGCCGGCGCAGTCGCCAACAAACACGAGGCTGCCGTGCTCGACGGCGGGATCCGCGACATCGTCGAGATCCGGCGCGACTACGATTTCCCGATCTACTCGCGGACCGTGTGCCCCGGTACGACGCTGGGTCGCGCCAAGACACTCGCTTCGAACATCGAAGTCGACATGGGCGGCGTGATCGTCCATCCCGGCGATCTCATCGTTGGTGACATCGACGGCGTCGTCGTCGTTCCGCGCCAGCACGCCGAGGCCGTTCTCGAGATGGCGCAGGAAATCGACATGCGCGAAGCCGAGCAGGCCAAACTGATCATCGAAAGCAAGTCGCTGCGCGACGGTCTGGCCCGGTACGGCCGGATCTAG
- a CDS encoding GntR family transcriptional regulator, whose protein sequence is MKSLDRPKSLTELVTETLRDWIVKGELDLGSHLSEVRIANDLNVSRTPVREAINRLEIEGLLTVRPQRGTFVFCLEPEELAKLCDARVCLETTAMAAAIRANPDRLYASLSDCVTRMTDARQRDDVSLYLALDTEFHQHLLDCSGNRFLNDAYQTVAPKMAALRNRLGRHPDHLAKSYREHLDLVEAVKDRDTDRALEILKAHIDRKEGSYWNDATRIPELHSADD, encoded by the coding sequence ATGAAATCGTTAGATCGCCCGAAATCACTGACGGAACTGGTAACCGAGACCCTGCGGGACTGGATCGTCAAAGGTGAACTGGATCTCGGCAGTCACCTGTCCGAGGTGCGTATTGCCAATGATCTCAATGTCAGCCGCACTCCGGTACGCGAGGCAATCAACCGCCTCGAGATCGAGGGGCTCCTGACCGTCAGGCCGCAGCGCGGCACCTTCGTCTTTTGTCTCGAGCCGGAGGAGCTGGCCAAGCTATGCGACGCACGCGTCTGTCTCGAGACCACGGCGATGGCCGCCGCGATTCGGGCGAACCCGGACCGGCTCTACGCAAGTCTTTCGGATTGCGTGACGCGAATGACGGACGCGCGCCAGCGTGATGATGTCTCGCTGTACCTGGCGCTGGACACGGAATTCCATCAGCACCTGTTGGATTGCTCGGGCAACCGGTTCCTGAACGACGCCTACCAGACCGTTGCGCCGAAAATGGCAGCCCTGCGAAACCGGTTGGGGCGGCACCCGGACCACCTGGCGAAATCCTATCGCGAGCACCTGGATCTGGTGGAGGCCGTGAAGGATCGGGACACGGACCGGGCTCTGGAGATTTTGAAGGCGCACATCGACCGGAAAGAAGGTTCCTACTGGAACGACGCGACCAGGATTCCGGAACTGCATTCCGCCGACGACTGA
- a CDS encoding bifunctional 4-hydroxy-2-oxoglutarate aldolase/2-dehydro-3-deoxy-phosphogluconate aldolase, which yields MVDRFIDRLRAARVVPVIRHDDPGIAEQACGLLAAEGVSILEITMTVPGAIALIATLRDRFPNACIGAGTVLSADDADAAIGAGAEFLVSPCWNDGAARTALKGGIPYLPGAMTPGEILHHAEAGAAVVKVFPADAAGGPGFLKAIRAVFPHIPIMPTGGVSPETAQAYLDAGAICVGIGGNLLPAKALEAGRTDEARDQIRAALSAIQFSQA from the coding sequence ATGGTAGATCGTTTCATCGACAGATTGCGCGCCGCGCGCGTCGTGCCCGTGATCCGCCATGACGACCCTGGAATTGCCGAACAGGCGTGCGGGCTGCTGGCGGCGGAAGGCGTCTCCATACTCGAGATAACAATGACCGTGCCCGGCGCGATCGCGCTGATCGCCACCCTGCGCGATCGGTTCCCGAATGCCTGCATCGGCGCCGGCACCGTGCTTTCGGCGGACGACGCGGACGCCGCCATCGGCGCAGGCGCCGAGTTCCTGGTTTCGCCGTGCTGGAACGACGGCGCTGCCAGAACCGCCCTGAAGGGCGGCATCCCCTATCTTCCGGGCGCCATGACGCCCGGCGAGATCCTGCATCACGCCGAAGCCGGCGCAGCGGTGGTCAAGGTGTTTCCGGCCGATGCCGCGGGCGGGCCAGGATTCCTGAAGGCGATTCGCGCGGTCTTTCCGCATATCCCGATCATGCCGACCGGCGGCGTCTCGCCCGAGACCGCGCAGGCCTACCTGGACGCCGGCGCCATCTGCGTGGGGATAGGCGGGAATCTTCTGCCGGCGAAGGCACTCGAAGCAGGACGAACCGACGAGGCTCGTGATCAGATCCGAGCCGCCTTGTCCGCCATTCAATTTTCCCAAGCCTGA
- a CDS encoding TRAP transporter large permease, translating into MANTLILLFFATLFLGVPVAFTMGIAGITAVLIDGSLNPLIATQRMFAGIDSFPLMAVPFFILASELMTACGLTNALLRFANALVGHLRGGLGHVNILVSMLFAGISGSALADAAGPSAIVMRMMRQAGYDKNYAGALSAATATIGPIIPPSILAVIFAISTNGVTVAGLFLAGIVPGVLLGIGLAIANHIVSTRNGYRGRDSRADFTELRNATLAALPAIIMPAIILGGILLGIFTPTEAGAVASAYALLLGFVARAFTLRGLYDAFTRAAIVTASVFLIVAMASIFAWLLTYLQIPQDLAKAVAGLTDSKIGILLILAGFALVCGFFIDTLPALIILTPVLGPIAYSAGIDPLQFGMMLVLNLTIGMITPPVGPVLFVIAAVGKLRIEALSKAVLPLLFAELIVLMLVILVPGITTFVPNLFGFAN; encoded by the coding sequence GTGGCCAATACCCTCATCCTCCTGTTCTTCGCGACCCTGTTCCTGGGGGTCCCGGTCGCGTTCACGATGGGGATTGCCGGCATTACTGCGGTCCTGATCGACGGGTCTTTGAACCCGCTGATCGCGACACAGCGCATGTTCGCCGGCATCGACAGCTTTCCGCTCATGGCGGTACCGTTCTTCATCCTCGCATCGGAACTGATGACGGCATGCGGACTCACCAACGCGCTGCTGCGGTTCGCCAACGCCCTGGTCGGCCATCTGCGCGGCGGGCTCGGGCACGTCAACATCCTGGTCTCGATGCTGTTTGCCGGCATAAGCGGATCGGCCCTGGCCGACGCTGCGGGACCGTCGGCCATCGTGATGCGGATGATGCGCCAGGCGGGCTACGACAAGAACTATGCCGGAGCGTTGTCCGCGGCCACCGCAACCATCGGCCCCATCATCCCGCCTTCGATCCTGGCCGTGATCTTCGCCATTTCCACGAACGGCGTGACGGTCGCGGGTCTGTTCCTGGCGGGAATCGTTCCGGGCGTTCTTCTTGGGATCGGCCTGGCCATCGCCAACCACATCGTATCGACCCGCAATGGCTATCGCGGCCGAGACAGCCGCGCCGACTTCACCGAACTGCGCAATGCCACGCTGGCCGCCCTGCCCGCGATCATCATGCCCGCGATCATCCTGGGCGGCATCCTGCTCGGTATCTTCACGCCGACCGAAGCCGGCGCGGTCGCATCGGCCTACGCGCTCCTGCTCGGCTTCGTTGCGCGCGCCTTCACCCTGAGGGGGCTGTACGACGCCTTCACTCGCGCGGCGATCGTCACCGCATCGGTCTTCCTGATCGTCGCTATGGCATCGATCTTCGCCTGGCTGTTGACCTATCTGCAGATTCCTCAGGATCTGGCAAAGGCGGTTGCCGGCCTCACCGACTCGAAGATCGGCATCCTGCTCATTCTGGCCGGCTTCGCTCTCGTCTGCGGCTTTTTCATCGACACCCTGCCCGCACTGATCATCCTGACGCCGGTCCTCGGCCCCATCGCCTATTCCGCCGGGATCGATCCGTTGCAGTTCGGGATGATGCTCGTCCTGAACCTCACCATCGGCATGATCACGCCGCCCGTCGGGCCGGTTCTCTTCGTCATCGCTGCGGTCGGCAAGCTCCGGATCGAGGCGCTGTCAAAGGCCGTCCTGCCGCTGCTTTTCGCCGAGCTCATCGTGCTGATGCTGGTCATCCTCGTGCCCGGCATCACCACCTTCGTGCCGAACCTGTTCGGCTTCGCCAACTGA
- a CDS encoding cold-shock protein yields MGAKHTPEIGVAIEPSEEGSVDVIEIVGTIKWFDAGKGYGFIVPDNGLPDVLLHVTCLRRDGYQTAYEGARIVCEALDRPKGLQAFRIVSIDESTAVHPAQVPPRTHVNVTPTSEFERVEVKWFNRVRGYGFLSRGEGTPDIFVHMETLRRFGFTELRPGQTLLVRFGNGPKGLMAAEIRPDGGGGPPSH; encoded by the coding sequence ATGGGGGCCAAGCACACGCCAGAAATAGGCGTGGCCATAGAGCCAAGCGAGGAAGGGTCGGTCGACGTCATCGAAATCGTCGGCACGATCAAATGGTTTGATGCGGGCAAGGGGTACGGTTTCATCGTTCCCGACAATGGCCTGCCCGACGTGCTTCTGCATGTCACCTGCTTACGGCGCGATGGCTACCAGACAGCATATGAGGGCGCGCGCATCGTGTGCGAGGCCCTCGACCGTCCGAAGGGGCTGCAGGCCTTCCGCATCGTTTCGATCGACGAGTCCACCGCGGTCCATCCCGCCCAGGTTCCGCCGCGCACCCATGTCAACGTCACACCGACAAGCGAATTCGAGCGCGTCGAGGTGAAATGGTTCAACCGGGTTCGCGGCTATGGCTTCCTCTCGCGCGGCGAGGGGACGCCGGACATCTTCGTCCACATGGAGACGCTGCGTCGCTTCGGCTTCACCGAACTGCGTCCCGGACAGACGCTGCTGGTGCGTTTCGGGAACGGCCCGAAGGGCCTGATGGCCGCGGAGATCCGTCCCGACGGCGGCGGCGGTCCGCCCTCCCATTGA
- a CDS encoding C-terminal binding protein, whose translation MPTRTVAVLEPGYATYDTERTILSEQDVRVVPVGVGSDAVSALRELDPVAVMVRERPVTAAEFGSCPSLKVVVRYGVGVDNIDLDCASRRGIYVANIPDYGADNEVSEHALALYLSVQRRIPGRDRDVRLGKWGIGQSETIPSRENATLGLIGCGRIGLATAGKFRALGFGRVLAFDPYLSAERAASADVDLVDLDTLCRLADVVSLHAPLTEDTRHILDGGKIALMKPQSIVVNVSRGGLVDEAALAAALHEGRIFGAGIDVFESEPVSPDNPLLSAPNTVITDHTAWYSERSVAVLQTNAASEVKRVLTGEPPMSWVNRW comes from the coding sequence ATGCCGACACGAACGGTTGCCGTTCTGGAACCGGGCTACGCCACCTATGATACCGAACGGACCATCCTGTCCGAACAGGATGTCCGGGTCGTCCCGGTGGGTGTCGGCAGCGACGCGGTCTCCGCCCTGCGCGAGCTCGATCCGGTGGCGGTCATGGTGCGCGAGCGCCCCGTGACCGCCGCCGAGTTCGGCAGCTGCCCGAGCCTCAAGGTCGTCGTCCGCTATGGAGTGGGCGTCGACAATATCGATCTGGACTGCGCGTCGCGCCGGGGCATCTATGTGGCCAACATCCCCGACTACGGCGCGGACAACGAGGTCAGCGAACATGCCCTGGCGCTGTATCTGTCGGTCCAGCGCCGCATTCCCGGCCGTGACCGGGACGTGCGCCTCGGCAAGTGGGGCATCGGACAGAGCGAGACGATTCCGAGCCGGGAGAATGCGACGCTCGGCCTCATCGGCTGCGGCCGCATCGGCCTGGCCACGGCCGGGAAGTTCCGGGCCCTCGGCTTCGGGCGCGTGCTGGCGTTCGACCCGTATCTGAGCGCGGAGCGCGCGGCATCCGCCGACGTCGACCTCGTCGACCTCGATACGCTGTGCAGACTGGCCGACGTCGTCAGCCTCCACGCGCCTTTGACCGAAGACACCCGCCATATCCTGGACGGGGGAAAGATCGCGCTGATGAAGCCCCAGTCCATCGTCGTCAACGTATCCCGCGGCGGACTGGTCGACGAAGCCGCCCTCGCCGCCGCATTGCACGAAGGCAGGATTTTCGGTGCCGGCATAGACGTGTTCGAATCCGAACCCGTCTCGCCGGACAACCCGCTGCTGTCCGCGCCCAACACGGTGATTACCGATCACACCGCCTGGTACTCGGAACGGTCCGTCGCGGTGCTCCAGACGAACGCCGCCAGTGAAGTGAAGCGCGTGTTGACCGGAGAGCCGCCGATGAGCTGGGTGAACCGATGGTAG
- a CDS encoding DUF192 domain-containing protein codes for MQTNRQWGAAFAALLAFWVVLASLPAAAFETSRIVIETESGTHPFTVEMAVTAQERGRGLMYRQSMADDAGMLFDFGVDEESSMWMKNTYISLDMVFIKADGTVHRIARSTTPFSLDIVSSKGPVRSVLELNAGIADRIGLKRGDIVRHEMFGNAE; via the coding sequence ATGCAGACCAATCGACAATGGGGCGCGGCGTTTGCCGCGCTTCTTGCGTTCTGGGTTGTGCTCGCGAGCCTGCCCGCGGCCGCGTTCGAAACGTCGAGGATCGTCATCGAGACCGAAAGCGGCACGCATCCCTTCACCGTCGAAATGGCGGTGACGGCGCAGGAGCGCGGGCGTGGCCTGATGTACCGTCAGTCGATGGCCGACGACGCGGGCATGCTGTTCGACTTCGGTGTCGACGAAGAATCGTCCATGTGGATGAAGAACACCTACATTTCGCTGGACATGGTGTTCATCAAGGCCGACGGCACCGTGCATCGCATCGCGCGCAGCACGACACCGTTTTCGCTCGATATCGTTTCCTCGAAGGGACCGGTGCGGTCCGTGCTGGAACTGAATGCCGGCATTGCCGACAGGATCGGGCTGAAGCGCGGCGATATCGTCCGCCACGAGATGTTCGGCAACGCCGAATAG
- a CDS encoding SIR2 family NAD-dependent protein deacylase — MGLMDDLEPPARALIRMVRDAERVVVFTGAGISTECGIPDFRSPGGLWTKYRPIEFQDYMSSAQMRAEAWRRKFAMEPAFRAARPGRGHNAIAHLVRIGKVRNVITQNIDNLHQMSGVPENRVIELHGNATYAHCLDCGLRHEIDDIRMAFEATGEAPGCRACGGIVKTATVSFGQAMPQEEMLRAEAATEDCDLFLAIGSSLVVYPAAGFPLMAKRNGARLVILNREATDLDPYADLVVSDDIGSVLEPLSTLNN, encoded by the coding sequence ATGGGACTGATGGACGATCTCGAACCGCCGGCCAGGGCGCTCATCCGCATGGTGCGCGACGCCGAACGCGTCGTCGTGTTCACGGGGGCCGGCATCTCCACCGAATGCGGTATTCCGGATTTCCGCAGCCCCGGCGGCCTGTGGACGAAATACCGCCCGATCGAATTCCAGGACTACATGTCGTCGGCGCAGATGCGCGCCGAAGCATGGCGGCGCAAGTTCGCCATGGAGCCGGCCTTCCGCGCCGCGCGTCCGGGCCGCGGCCACAACGCGATCGCGCATCTGGTGCGGATTGGAAAAGTCCGGAACGTCATCACGCAGAACATCGACAACCTGCATCAGATGTCCGGCGTGCCGGAGAACCGCGTCATCGAACTGCACGGCAACGCGACATACGCCCATTGCCTCGACTGTGGCCTGCGTCACGAGATCGACGACATCCGCATGGCGTTCGAGGCGACGGGCGAAGCGCCCGGATGCCGCGCCTGCGGCGGCATCGTCAAGACGGCGACCGTCTCCTTCGGTCAGGCGATGCCGCAGGAGGAGATGCTGCGCGCCGAAGCCGCGACGGAGGACTGCGATCTTTTCCTGGCGATCGGGTCGTCGCTCGTCGTCTATCCGGCGGCGGGTTTTCCACTGATGGCGAAACGAAACGGCGCTCGGCTTGTTATCCTAAATCGCGAAGCAACCGACCTGGACCCTTATGCGGATCTCGTCGTCAGCGACGATATCGGGTCGGTCCTGGAGCCGTTATCCACACTCAACAACTGA
- the gloA gene encoding lactoylglutathione lyase produces MKFLHTMVRVTSVDDSLDFYCNKLGMVEVTRNDYPEGRFTLIFLAAPEDADRARDERAPMLELTFNWDPESYDEGRNFGHLAFVVDDIYATCEKLMAAGVTINRPPRDGRMAFVRSPDNISIELLQKGEALPKAEPWASMPNTGKW; encoded by the coding sequence GTGAAATTCCTTCACACCATGGTCCGCGTCACCAGCGTCGACGACTCGCTCGACTTCTATTGCAACAAGCTCGGCATGGTCGAGGTGACCCGCAACGACTATCCCGAGGGTCGCTTCACTCTGATCTTCCTGGCCGCTCCCGAGGACGCGGACCGGGCGCGGGACGAACGCGCGCCGATGCTGGAGCTCACCTTCAACTGGGATCCCGAGTCCTACGACGAGGGGCGCAACTTCGGGCACCTCGCCTTCGTCGTCGACGATATCTATGCGACCTGCGAGAAGCTTATGGCCGCCGGCGTCACCATCAACCGTCCGCCGCGCGACGGCCGGATGGCGTTCGTGCGCTCGCCGGACAATATCTCTATCGAGCTGCTGCAAAAAGGCGAGGCATTGCCGAAAGCAGAGCCCTGGGCGTCGATGCCGAACACCGGCAAGTGGTGA
- a CDS encoding DctP family TRAP transporter solute-binding subunit yields the protein MKHTSKILMATAAIGLIAGTSAAFSKDLKYAHFQSADLSSPKHAAALAFESCVEGKTSGSIDVQIFPASQLGGGSEIMEGLQLGTVQMAAVHDGPISAVYKPFSVLAIPYIFDDQAMAWSVMDGEFGDAMAEDMLAKTGIRMFGVADNGVRNFTNNVRPVAEPKDMEGLKMRVMTAPVWVTLVESLGASATPVPWPELPGALQQGVVDGQENGVTNIVNASLYQHQKYVSLDGHVFSWHAYLMSEDFFQGLSDAEKTAVTQCVEIAKTIHRGMTAAQDANATAILSEKGMEVVPVSPDQKAKFRAAAQPKVREFVVSEIGAEWPDRLDAAVEAYRNQ from the coding sequence ATGAAACACACATCAAAAATCCTAATGGCAACCGCCGCGATCGGCCTGATCGCGGGCACATCGGCGGCCTTCTCGAAAGACCTCAAGTACGCGCATTTCCAGTCCGCGGACCTGAGCTCGCCGAAGCACGCCGCCGCGCTGGCCTTCGAGAGCTGCGTCGAGGGCAAGACGTCGGGTTCGATCGATGTCCAGATCTTCCCCGCCTCCCAACTCGGTGGCGGTTCGGAGATCATGGAAGGCCTGCAACTTGGAACCGTCCAGATGGCCGCGGTCCACGACGGGCCGATCTCGGCGGTCTACAAGCCGTTCTCGGTCCTCGCCATTCCCTACATCTTCGACGATCAGGCGATGGCTTGGTCGGTCATGGACGGTGAGTTCGGTGATGCCATGGCCGAAGACATGCTGGCCAAGACCGGAATCCGCATGTTCGGCGTGGCCGACAACGGGGTCCGCAACTTCACCAACAACGTGCGCCCCGTGGCCGAGCCCAAGGACATGGAAGGCCTGAAGATGCGCGTCATGACGGCCCCGGTCTGGGTGACGCTCGTCGAAAGCCTCGGCGCGTCGGCCACCCCGGTGCCGTGGCCAGAACTGCCCGGCGCCCTGCAGCAGGGCGTTGTCGACGGCCAGGAGAACGGCGTGACCAACATCGTCAACGCGTCCCTGTACCAGCACCAGAAATACGTCTCGCTCGATGGCCACGTGTTCAGCTGGCACGCGTATCTGATGTCCGAGGATTTCTTTCAGGGCCTCAGCGACGCCGAGAAGACGGCCGTCACCCAGTGCGTCGAGATCGCCAAGACGATCCACCGTGGCATGACCGCGGCACAGGATGCCAACGCCACGGCGATCCTGTCCGAAAAGGGCATGGAGGTCGTTCCGGTCAGCCCCGACCAGAAGGCCAAGTTCCGTGCCGCGGCCCAGCCGAAGGTGCGTGAATTCGTCGTCAGCGAAATCGGCGCCGAATGGCCCGATCGCCTGGATGCGGCCGTCGAGGCCTACCGGAACCAGTAA
- a CDS encoding TRAP transporter small permease: MRALECWIVALNRALVAIVLAIVFAIVFINVVGRYGFNTSFAWAEEVARHLMILGAFAGAGLALREGRLVAIDALPIMLPRRYELALRWAIVAVMFVFMAVMGWLGIRFVEFGWNKETMSTGISRGIPYLAIPIGCALFLVQLAFFAKRFVAQDFEIQAGGASVE; this comes from the coding sequence TTGCGCGCGCTGGAGTGCTGGATCGTCGCGCTGAATCGGGCCCTGGTGGCGATCGTCCTGGCGATCGTCTTCGCGATCGTTTTCATCAATGTGGTCGGCCGCTACGGCTTCAACACGTCCTTTGCGTGGGCGGAGGAAGTCGCCCGGCACCTGATGATCCTCGGCGCCTTCGCCGGCGCGGGGCTGGCGCTGCGCGAAGGCCGTCTGGTGGCCATCGACGCCCTGCCCATCATGCTTCCGCGCAGATACGAGCTCGCGTTGCGCTGGGCGATCGTCGCGGTGATGTTCGTCTTCATGGCCGTGATGGGCTGGCTCGGGATCCGGTTCGTCGAATTCGGCTGGAACAAGGAGACGATGTCGACGGGCATCTCGCGCGGGATCCCCTATCTCGCGATCCCGATCGGGTGCGCGCTCTTCCTCGTCCAACTCGCGTTCTTCGCCAAACGCTTCGTCGCGCAGGACTTCGAAATTCAGGCCGGTGGCGCGTCGGTCGAATAG